The proteins below are encoded in one region of Juglans microcarpa x Juglans regia isolate MS1-56 chromosome 4D, Jm3101_v1.0, whole genome shotgun sequence:
- the LOC121259899 gene encoding uncharacterized protein LOC121259899, producing MQANETTSDSVAGEGAVNRAIRWQKPVIKDVQKHEENWAWYGQMIEDIKHVLSGRPSWRIQYVPRERNLAAHRLARYALACEEIVSLEDGPDWIKNCNNLERQCIG from the exons ATGCAAGCTAATGAAACAACTAGTGATTCTGTTGCAGGTGAAGGTGCTGTCAATAGAGCTATAAGATGGCAAAAACCAG TTATCAAAGATGTGCAAAAGCATGAAGAGAATTGGGCATGGTACGGCCAGATGATTGAAGACATAAAGCATGTACTAAGTGGAAGACCAAGCTGGAGAATTCAGTACGTCCCCAGAGAAAGAAACTTGGCAGCACACAGATTAGCTAGATATGCTCTTGCTTGTGAGGAGATTGTGTCGTTAGAAGATGGTCCAGATTGGATTAAAAACTGTAATAATCTAGAAAGACAATGTATtggttga
- the LOC121259621 gene encoding F-box/kelch-repeat protein At3g06240-like, translating into MKAAMPLRRKKAAMLRTRKTLPEDLIREILLRLPVKSLVRFRCVSKRWLFLICDPHFAKSHFDRASEHTQRLLLSTPLRFGSLETDAPLWDRSAVRELFFPFKQEGRAFKIVGSCNGLVCVSLSQNKGFYIWNPSTGSRRKLPDPPETPPDLEIRAHGFGYDSSTEDYKVVLGLFPSSEGRVFSSKRNSWKTIEHFVFDFNDSAGIFCNGTLHWEVFLEDYTETIAAFDLAEEEFWEVPMPLQYDDHHEEIIFYSLMNLGGRLCLTCRWCYSSTHFEIWVMQEYGVRESWAPMFEVRHSDLINCRCSLIPLCFPRGEKLEAIYMGKELIRTDHDGAILERLTLSSDKASCEAAVFFESLLSPKVTMAMARTVMTLSEDMIVGILLRLAVKILARFRCVSNHWRSLISDPQFAKRHFKRASEHTQKILLSTPSTLGFIEIDAPFWDGSATRDLFFRFKQRGRAVKTVGSCNGLVCVALYNQKDFYIWNPSTGAHRKLPDPEVSPDGGTYKYGFGYDSSSGDYKVLVASYVARNPGHFLGSEGKLFSLKRNSWIRIQVLDNPYISYYSAGILCNGALHWEVLLDEPYNCEMIVAFNSAEEKFVNVPYPPIPIEEYAEEEDIDICFRGLRNLGGRLCLTCYRTNSSSYW; encoded by the exons ATGAAGGCGGCGATGCCGCTCAGAAGAAAGAAGGCGGCAATGCTGAGGACTAGGAAGACTCTTCCCGAAGACTTGATACGAGAAATACTCTTGCGTTTGCCCGTCAAATCTTTGGTCCGATTCAGGTGCGTTTCTAAACGATGGCTTTTTTTAATTTGCGATCCCCATTTCGCTAAATCGCACTTCGACCGAGCATCCGAGCACACCCAAAGACTCCTATTATCGACCCCTTTGAGATTTGGGTCCCTGGAAACCGATGCACCTTTGTGGGACCGTTCTGCTGTGAGAGAACTCTTTTTCCCGTTTAAGCAAGAGGGTCGTGCTTTTAAGATTGTAGGTTCTTGCAATGGTTTGGTTTGCGTCTCACTCTCTCAGAATAAGGGTTTCTATATTTGGAATCCATCAACCGGATCCCGCAGAAAGTTGCCTGACCCCCCTGAAACTCCACCCGATCTTGAGATACGTGCTCATGGTTTCGGCTATGATTCATCCACTGAAGACTATAAGGTCGTTTTGGGCCTTTTCCCATCATCTGAAGGCAGGGTCTTCTCGTCGAAAAGAAACTCCTGGAAAACTATCGAACATTTCGTTTTTGACTTTAACGACTCAGCAGGGATCTTTTGCAATGGTACTCTGCATTGGGAAGTCTTTCTGGAAGATTATACCGAGACAATCGCTGCGTTTGATTTAGCTGAGGAGGAGTTTTGGGAGGTGCCGATGCCCCTACAGTATGACGATCACCATGAGGAgattattttctattctttgATGAATCTTGGAGGGCGTCTTTGTCTTACTTGTCGTTGGTGTTATAGCTCTACCCATTTTGAGATATGGGTAATGCAGGAATACGGAGTGCGGGAATCATGGGCGCCAATGTTTGAAGTTCGGCATTCCGATCTAATCAACTGCAGATGTAGTCTAATCCCGCTGTGCTTCCCCAGAGGTGAGAAGCTTGAGGCAATATACATGGGAAAGGAGTTAATAAGGACTGATCATGATGGAGCGATTCTTGAACGCCTTACGTTGAGCAGTGACAAAGCTAGTTGTGAAGCAGCTGTCTTTTTTGAGAGTTTACTTTCACCCAA AGTAACGATGGCGATGGCAAGAACGGTGATGACTCTGTCCGAAGACATGATTGTGGGAATACTCCTGCGTTTGGCCGTCAAAATTTTGGCCCGGTTCAGGTGCGTTTCTAACCATTGGCGCTCTTTAATTTCCGATCCCCAATTTGCTAAAAGGCACTTCAAGCGAGCGTCAGAGCACACCCAAAAAATCCTACTGTCGACCCCTTCTACACTTGGATTCATAGAGATTGATGCACCTTTCTGGGACGGTTCTGCGACGAGAGATCTCTTTTTCCGATTCAAGCAACGGGGTCGTGCTGTTAAGACGGTGGGATCTTGCAATGGTCTGGTTTGCGTCGCCCTATATAACCAAAAGGATTTCTATATTTGGAATCCATCAACTGGAGCCCACAGGAAGCTGCCTGACCCTGAAGTTTCACCCGATGGTGGGACGTACAAGTATGGCTTCGGCTATGATTCATCCTCTGGTGACTATAAGGTCCTTGTGGCCTCTTACGTTGCCAGGAATCCTGGTCATTTTCTTGGGTCTGAAGGCAAGCTTTTCTCGTTGAAAAGAAACTCCTGGATAAGGATTCAAGTCCTCGATAACCCATATATATCTTACTACTCAGCAGGGATCCTTTGCAATGGTGCTCTGCATTGGGAAGTCTTGTTGGACGAGCCTTACAATTGTGAAATGATCGTTGCGTTTAATTCAGCTGAGGAGAAATTCGTCAACGTTCCTTACCCTCCGATACCCATAGAAGAGTATGCAGAGGAAGAAGATATAGACATATGTTTCCGTGGTTTGAGGAATCTTGGGGGACGCCTATGTCTTACATGTTATAGAACTAATTCGTCGAGTTATTGGTAA